One window from the genome of Desulfovibrio legallii encodes:
- a CDS encoding proline--tRNA ligase — protein MRFSACYIPTLKESPADAEVVSHKLLLRAGMVRRLTSGLYTYLPLGLRVMEKISRIVREEVNAADYQELLMPMVQPADLWKETGRWEHYGKELLRFKDRNNRDYCLGPTHEEVVTDLVRGEVRSYRQLPVRLYQIQTKFRDEIRPRFGLMRGREFIMKDGYSFDATNQGAEESYKAMQAAYTRVFQRLGLRFRAVEADSGSIGGNFSHEFMVLADTGEDTIAFCHDCNYAANVERAEALWKGAPTAAACPPAEQVATPGAHSAEDVAALLGVPMTQVVKTMLFKADGKTVAVLVRGDRQVNDIKLKNLLKAQDVVLADPATVEAASRAPLGFAGPVDLNAPIYADSELAGGTDYVTGANAGDAHLRHVDLRRDAVVTAWADLRAVTETDPCPRCGGRLSLTKGIEVGHIFMLGYKYSEPMHAVFLDENGKEKTMIMGCYGIGISRVAAAAIEQNHDEHGIIFPPAISPFDCMLLNLDPRDAAVNAVVEEVYAMLGDMGVDVLLDDREERPGVKFKDADLLGFPLQLVAGGKGVKRGVLECKDRRTGQKGELPLDGLAEAFRTWAAEVRAGWKKLLD, from the coding sequence ATGCGCTTCAGTGCCTGCTACATCCCCACCCTCAAGGAAAGCCCGGCCGATGCGGAGGTGGTCAGCCACAAGCTGCTGCTACGCGCGGGCATGGTGCGGCGGCTCACCTCCGGCCTGTACACCTACCTGCCCCTGGGCCTGCGCGTCATGGAAAAAATTTCGCGCATCGTGCGCGAGGAGGTCAACGCCGCAGACTACCAGGAGCTGCTCATGCCCATGGTCCAGCCCGCCGACCTATGGAAGGAGACGGGCCGCTGGGAACACTACGGCAAGGAGCTGCTGCGCTTTAAGGACCGCAACAACCGCGACTACTGCCTGGGCCCCACCCACGAGGAAGTGGTCACGGATCTGGTGCGCGGCGAAGTGCGCTCCTACCGCCAGCTGCCCGTGCGCCTGTATCAGATTCAGACCAAATTCCGCGACGAGATCCGCCCCCGCTTCGGCCTCATGCGCGGGCGCGAATTTATCATGAAGGACGGCTACTCCTTCGACGCCACAAACCAGGGCGCGGAAGAAAGCTATAAGGCCATGCAAGCGGCCTATACCCGCGTGTTCCAGCGCCTGGGCCTGCGCTTCCGCGCCGTAGAGGCCGATTCCGGCTCCATCGGCGGCAACTTCTCGCACGAGTTTATGGTGCTGGCGGATACGGGCGAGGACACCATCGCCTTCTGCCATGACTGCAACTACGCCGCCAATGTGGAGCGGGCCGAAGCGCTCTGGAAAGGCGCGCCCACCGCTGCCGCCTGCCCCCCGGCGGAACAGGTCGCCACACCCGGCGCGCACAGCGCCGAGGATGTGGCCGCCCTACTGGGCGTCCCCATGACGCAGGTGGTCAAAACCATGCTCTTCAAGGCCGACGGCAAGACCGTGGCCGTGCTGGTGCGCGGCGACCGCCAGGTTAACGACATCAAACTCAAAAATCTGCTCAAAGCCCAGGACGTGGTCCTGGCCGACCCCGCAACGGTGGAGGCCGCAAGCCGCGCGCCCCTGGGCTTTGCCGGCCCCGTGGACCTTAACGCACCCATTTATGCCGACAGTGAGCTCGCGGGCGGCACGGACTATGTGACGGGGGCCAACGCGGGCGACGCGCACCTGCGGCATGTGGACCTCCGCCGCGACGCCGTCGTCACGGCCTGGGCCGACCTGCGCGCCGTTACCGAAACCGACCCTTGCCCACGTTGCGGCGGCCGCCTGAGCCTGACCAAAGGCATTGAGGTGGGCCACATCTTTATGCTGGGCTACAAATACAGCGAGCCCATGCACGCGGTTTTCCTGGACGAAAACGGCAAGGAAAAGACCATGATCATGGGCTGCTACGGCATCGGCATCTCCCGCGTGGCCGCCGCCGCCATTGAGCAGAATCACGACGAGCACGGCATCATCTTTCCCCCGGCCATCAGCCCCTTTGACTGCATGCTGCTCAACCTGGACCCGCGCGATGCGGCCGTAAACGCCGTGGTGGAGGAAGTCTACGCCATGCTGGGCGACATGGGCGTGGACGTGCTGCTGGACGACCGGGAGGAACGCCCCGGCGTCAAATTCAAGGATGCGGATCTGCTGGGCTTCCCCCTGCAGCTGGTGGCGGGCGGCAAAGGCGTTAAGCGCGGCGTGCTGGAATGCAAGGACCGCCGCACGGGGCAAAAGGGCGAACTCCCCCTGGATGGCCTGGCCGAAGCCTTCCGGACGTGGGCGGCGGAAGTGCGCGCGGGGTGGAAAAAACTGCTGGATTGA
- a CDS encoding FlgO family outer membrane protein: protein MYRWSIVLLVLAALLFPLAAAAGNVPRAADSIAKQMDEQLMMRYAGDDPGMTSSERKSLARARIMILGTTPANINNLEESSPLARQMTEEVARWLVNKGYRFQEIRRGSVIRFDQRRGEFYLTRDVRKLAATSGTGQAVLAGTYVVSREQVRFSMRLIHTTSGEVLAMGTATVPITDDMRNLVRDRGPGAGDGLTPTVRTRLQ from the coding sequence ATGTACCGCTGGAGTATTGTCCTGCTTGTGCTGGCGGCCCTGCTTTTTCCCCTTGCCGCCGCCGCCGGAAACGTGCCGCGCGCTGCGGACAGCATTGCCAAACAGATGGACGAACAACTTATGATGCGCTACGCCGGGGACGACCCCGGCATGACCAGCAGCGAGCGCAAGTCCCTGGCCCGCGCCCGGATCATGATCCTGGGCACGACGCCTGCCAACATCAACAATCTGGAAGAATCCTCGCCCCTGGCCCGGCAGATGACGGAAGAGGTGGCGCGCTGGCTTGTCAACAAAGGCTACCGCTTTCAGGAAATCCGGCGGGGCAGCGTCATCCGCTTTGACCAGCGGCGCGGCGAGTTCTACCTCACCCGCGATGTGCGCAAGCTGGCCGCAACCAGCGGCACGGGCCAGGCCGTGCTGGCCGGCACCTATGTGGTGAGCCGGGAGCAGGTGCGCTTCAGCATGCGCCTTATCCACACCACCAGCGGCGAGGTGCTGGCCATGGGCACGGCCACCGTGCCCATTACCGACGACATGCGCAACCTTGTGCGCGACCGCGGCCCCGGCGCGGGCGACGGGCTGACCCCCACCGTGCGTACCCGCCTGCAATAG
- the xseB gene encoding exodeoxyribonuclease VII small subunit: MANRCTMSDAQEQNFEKQMARLQEIVAALESDDLPLEQGMALYREGMACSRFCRERLEKARHELELWQDGQAAPCSADDAGAAADAADAGEKE; encoded by the coding sequence TTGGCGAACAGGTGCACCATGAGCGACGCCCAGGAACAGAATTTTGAGAAACAGATGGCCCGTCTGCAGGAAATCGTCGCGGCGCTGGAATCGGACGATCTGCCGCTGGAACAGGGCATGGCCCTCTACCGGGAGGGCATGGCCTGTTCCCGCTTCTGCCGCGAACGGCTGGAAAAAGCCCGCCACGAACTGGAGCTGTGGCAGGACGGGCAGGCCGCGCCCTGCAGCGCGGACGACGCCGGTGCGGCCGCGGACGCAGCGGACGCCGGGGAGAAGGAATAA
- a CDS encoding FlgO family outer membrane protein, with protein sequence MSHPFLRCCLCCALLLLLPACGRHGPSALDPGYTDAVEIKLKARELADQMLATMPNDALQGVVAMPTAFVDQNNTARSSALGRLLAESLFYEFNQRGFPAREYRLTGAISVQGGREDIALAADQMVSTVGQKWAALVVGTYHVDKDATFVNARLVRASDGLVLRTGQLVLVNTPIVARLSEPDAPRAKPVSVAQNAAPRRPVSLYTPMQAVSSGVVPIRQGR encoded by the coding sequence ATGTCGCATCCTTTTTTACGCTGTTGCCTCTGCTGCGCCCTGCTGCTTCTGCTGCCCGCCTGCGGCAGGCACGGGCCCTCGGCCCTGGACCCAGGGTATACGGACGCTGTGGAGATCAAGCTGAAGGCCCGCGAACTGGCGGACCAGATGCTCGCCACCATGCCCAACGACGCCCTGCAGGGCGTGGTGGCCATGCCCACGGCCTTTGTGGACCAGAACAACACCGCGCGCAGCTCAGCCCTGGGCCGCCTGCTGGCGGAATCGCTGTTCTACGAGTTTAACCAGCGCGGCTTTCCCGCGCGGGAATACCGCCTCACCGGGGCCATTTCCGTCCAGGGCGGACGGGAGGACATAGCCCTGGCCGCGGACCAGATGGTCAGCACTGTGGGGCAGAAGTGGGCCGCCCTGGTGGTGGGCACCTATCATGTGGATAAAGACGCCACTTTTGTGAACGCCCGCCTGGTGCGCGCCAGCGACGGCCTGGTGCTGCGCACGGGGCAGCTGGTGCTGGTCAACACGCCCATTGTGGCCCGCCTGAGCGAGCCCGACGCCCCAAGGGCGAAGCCCGTGAGCGTGGCCCAGAACGCCGCGCCCCGGCGGCCCGTGAGCCTGTATACGCCCATGCAGGCCGTGAGCAGCGGCGTGGTGCCCATCCGGCAAGGGCGGTGA
- a CDS encoding polyprenyl synthetase family protein, translating into MLPQETMKDLLRARAQLVEGYLSACLDDREMQPRLKEAMLYSLLAGGKRLRPVLCLSTAALCGLKPESVLPFAAAIEMIHTYSLIHDDLPGMDNDDLRRGRPSNHKAFDEATAILAGDGLLTDAFLVMSRTPLPAERVLAAVREMALAAGASGMVGGQEWDMVYTGGPEISLEQLRQVHALKTGALLRGACVCGALLAGAAAPVREAVAAYGAAFGVAFQIADDILDETADTAALGKPAGSDAAQGKMTYPRLVGLEKSRELGWQQVTAAQTALDGMEGPACIEREADFLRALVQHMMRRAA; encoded by the coding sequence ATGTTGCCTCAAGAGACCATGAAGGATCTGCTGCGTGCACGCGCGCAGCTGGTGGAAGGCTATTTGTCCGCCTGTCTGGACGATCGGGAAATGCAGCCCCGGCTCAAGGAGGCCATGCTCTACAGCCTGCTGGCCGGGGGCAAGCGGCTCCGGCCCGTGCTCTGCCTGAGCACGGCGGCCCTGTGCGGCCTTAAGCCCGAAAGCGTGCTGCCCTTTGCCGCCGCCATTGAAATGATCCATACCTACTCGCTCATCCACGACGATCTGCCGGGCATGGACAACGACGATCTGCGCCGGGGGCGGCCCTCCAACCACAAAGCCTTTGACGAGGCCACAGCCATCCTGGCCGGGGATGGCCTGCTGACCGACGCCTTTCTGGTCATGAGCCGCACGCCGCTGCCTGCGGAGCGGGTGCTGGCGGCCGTGCGCGAAATGGCCCTGGCCGCGGGCGCTTCAGGCATGGTGGGCGGCCAGGAATGGGACATGGTCTATACGGGCGGGCCGGAGATCAGCCTGGAACAGCTGCGCCAGGTGCATGCCCTCAAAACCGGCGCGTTGCTGCGCGGGGCCTGCGTGTGCGGCGCGCTGCTGGCCGGAGCGGCGGCGCCTGTGCGGGAAGCCGTGGCCGCCTACGGCGCGGCCTTTGGCGTGGCCTTCCAGATTGCGGACGACATCCTGGACGAAACCGCAGATACGGCCGCCCTGGGCAAGCCCGCGGGCAGCGACGCGGCCCAGGGCAAGATGACCTACCCCCGTCTGGTGGGCCTGGAAAAAAGCCGGGAACTGGGCTGGCAGCAGGTGACGGCGGCGCAGACGGCCCTGGACGGCATGGAAGGCCCCGCCTGCATAGAAAGGGAAGCGGATTTTCTGCGCGCCCTGGTCCAGCATATGATGCGCAGGGCGGCCTGA
- a CDS encoding tetratricopeptide repeat protein, translated as MLRLLSAFCCLAVLLAATPAVRADGLSAYGEQSEGDAAARKAAREHAAYLSDANEYSLKYMQEAREYRSLGRYELARQRYLQALSICADDATAQILRRELDGVDLLLRTMR; from the coding sequence ATGCTGCGCCTGTTGTCAGCCTTTTGCTGCCTGGCCGTTCTGCTGGCCGCAACGCCTGCCGTGCGGGCGGACGGCCTTTCCGCCTATGGCGAACAGAGCGAAGGGGACGCCGCGGCCCGCAAGGCCGCCAGAGAACACGCCGCCTACCTCTCGGACGCCAACGAATACAGCCTGAAATATATGCAGGAAGCCCGCGAATACCGCAGCCTGGGCCGTTACGAGTTGGCCCGGCAGCGCTATTTGCAGGCCCTTTCCATCTGCGCCGACGATGCCACGGCGCAGATCCTCCGCCGCGAGCTGGACGGTGTGGATCTTTTGCTGCGCACCATGCGCTGA
- the ychF gene encoding redox-regulated ATPase YchF: MSLSIGIVGLPNVGKSTLFNALTKAQNAQAANYPFCTIEPNKATVAVPDARVDALTAKARPRKTIYASVDFIDIAGLVRGASKGEGLGNQFLGNIRECAAIVEVVRCFEDENVTHVDGDVNPLRDVETIELELLLADVQGAEKRLEKLQKLAKGSKEAKAAAEHMQQLLAHLNEGKAARDFPLPENEGFLAAWRELGLLTAKPVIYCANVDEGAAAQGNALAQEVEALAKARGAGFARICARLEEELQGLDPAEQAEMLASYGIEESGLARIIHTGYATLGLCSYFTAGPDEVRAWTIHKGWKAPQAAGVIHTDFERGFIRAEVIAYDDYMSHESEAACRAAGVLRVEGKDYVVQDGDVMHFLFNV, translated from the coding sequence ATGTCGCTCAGCATCGGTATTGTGGGCTTGCCCAATGTGGGCAAATCCACGCTGTTCAACGCCCTGACCAAGGCGCAGAACGCCCAGGCCGCCAACTATCCCTTCTGCACCATTGAGCCCAACAAGGCCACGGTGGCCGTGCCGGACGCGCGGGTGGACGCCCTGACCGCCAAGGCCCGGCCGCGCAAGACCATTTATGCCAGCGTGGACTTTATCGACATTGCCGGGCTGGTGCGCGGGGCCAGCAAGGGCGAGGGGCTGGGCAACCAGTTTTTGGGCAATATCCGCGAATGCGCGGCCATCGTGGAGGTGGTGCGCTGCTTTGAGGACGAAAACGTCACCCATGTGGACGGCGACGTGAACCCCCTGCGCGATGTGGAAACCATTGAGCTGGAACTGCTGCTGGCCGACGTGCAGGGCGCGGAAAAGCGCCTGGAAAAGCTGCAGAAGCTGGCCAAGGGCAGCAAGGAGGCCAAGGCGGCCGCCGAGCATATGCAGCAGCTGCTGGCCCACCTTAACGAGGGCAAGGCCGCACGGGACTTCCCCCTGCCGGAAAACGAGGGCTTTCTTGCCGCCTGGCGGGAGCTGGGCCTGCTCACGGCCAAGCCCGTCATATATTGCGCCAATGTGGACGAAGGGGCTGCCGCCCAGGGCAATGCCCTGGCCCAGGAAGTGGAGGCGCTGGCCAAGGCGCGCGGCGCGGGCTTTGCCCGCATCTGCGCCCGGCTGGAGGAGGAGCTGCAGGGCCTGGACCCGGCGGAGCAGGCTGAAATGCTGGCCTCTTACGGCATTGAGGAAAGCGGGCTTGCGCGCATCATCCACACGGGCTACGCCACCCTGGGGCTGTGCAGTTATTTCACCGCCGGGCCGGACGAAGTGCGGGCCTGGACCATCCACAAGGGCTGGAAGGCCCCGCAGGCCGCGGGCGTCATCCATACGGATTTTGAGCGCGGCTTCATCCGGGCCGAGGTCATTGCCTACGACGACTACATGAGCCACGAAAGCGAGGCCGCCTGCCGCGCCGCCGGCGTGCTGCGGGTGGAGGGCAAGGACTATGTGGTGCAGGACGGCGACGTTATGCACTTTTTGTTCAACGTGTAG
- the ispG gene encoding flavodoxin-dependent (E)-4-hydroxy-3-methylbut-2-enyl-diphosphate synthase — protein MGRHKTRAIRLGRLTIGGDAPVAVQSMTNTDTRDAAATLAQIARLAARGCEAVRLAVPDMAAVAALPAIRAGASLPLIADIHFDYRLAVAAVEAGLEGLRINPGNIGPREHVDRVVDAAKAHGAVIRVGVNSGSVEKGLLQKYGGPRPEALVESALGHVRLLEARGFYDTKISLKSSSVLDTVTAYRLLAQACDYPLHIGVTEAGGLLRGTVKSAVGLGLLLHEGIGDTLRVSLTADPAEEVTVAWEILRALGLRSRGPEIISCPTCGRTEIDLFSLARAVEDRLATSTADIKVAVMGCVVNGPGEAREADLGLAGGRDKGVIFRKGEVIRSVKGQEALLAAFMEELQSLLNEKESD, from the coding sequence ATGGGCAGACACAAAACCCGCGCCATCCGGCTGGGGCGGCTGACCATCGGCGGGGACGCCCCGGTGGCGGTGCAGAGCATGACCAATACCGACACCAGGGACGCCGCGGCCACCCTCGCGCAGATAGCCCGTCTGGCCGCCCGCGGCTGCGAGGCCGTGCGGCTGGCCGTGCCGGACATGGCCGCCGTAGCCGCCCTGCCCGCCATCCGCGCGGGCGCCTCCCTGCCCCTTATTGCGGACATCCACTTTGACTATCGCCTGGCCGTGGCCGCCGTGGAGGCCGGGCTGGAAGGCCTGCGCATCAATCCCGGCAATATCGGCCCCAGGGAACATGTGGACCGGGTGGTGGACGCAGCCAAGGCCCACGGCGCGGTTATCCGGGTGGGCGTCAACTCCGGCTCGGTGGAAAAAGGCCTGCTGCAGAAGTACGGCGGCCCCCGGCCCGAAGCCCTGGTGGAAAGCGCCCTGGGGCATGTGCGGCTGCTGGAGGCGCGCGGCTTTTACGACACCAAAATTTCCCTCAAATCCTCCTCGGTGCTGGATACCGTTACGGCCTACCGCCTGCTGGCCCAGGCCTGCGATTACCCCCTGCACATCGGCGTCACCGAGGCCGGGGGGCTGCTGCGCGGCACGGTCAAATCCGCCGTGGGCCTGGGCCTTCTGCTCCACGAAGGCATAGGCGATACCCTGCGCGTCTCGCTCACCGCCGACCCGGCCGAGGAAGTGACCGTGGCCTGGGAGATTCTGCGCGCCCTGGGCCTGCGTTCGCGCGGGCCGGAAATCATTTCCTGCCCCACCTGCGGGCGCACGGAAATCGACCTCTTTTCCCTGGCCCGCGCCGTGGAGGACCGCCTGGCCACATCCACGGCGGATATCAAGGTGGCGGTCATGGGCTGCGTGGTCAACGGCCCTGGCGAGGCCCGCGAGGCCGACCTGGGCCTGGCCGGCGGCAGGGACAAAGGCGTCATTTTTCGCAAAGGCGAGGTCATCCGCTCGGTCAAGGGGCAGGAAGCCCTGCTGGCGGCTTTTATGGAAGAACTGCAATCACTGCTCAACGAAAAGGAATCAGACTAA
- a CDS encoding methyl-accepting chemotaxis protein — protein MRWTLMHKYVGSLFGALITCCGIVLFVSIYYMKVPIEDELDKGIRRMCQVVHMSNESTAQRFAQSAALIADEDSLARAIAEKDHETVSRLGKAAMEKANSDFMTITDATGVVVGRGHSAKYGDSVLKQETVVKALKGQPAVAVVAGTVVPFTLRASQPVMYEGRLVGSISIGVSLVDPAYMDWLGKVTGSHVTIFKGDTRVMTTIVRDGKRVIGTKLESKDIVKAVLERGETVFAHNTILGVPYNSAYWPVKAADGKTVGMWSVGMPIDVLRGLEKTAIQKAVMVGCALLAFQLTISFVLGRMVGAPVARITSYAQAVAAGKDNNLTLDVHSHDDMGLLADSLRSMEANLRNLVSEAAAQAEEARKKGAEAEKAMAEAREAQTRAESARQEGMVNAAAQIEGVVDQLNASINDMAARVENTAKALDHAAARLSETATAMEEMNSTVLEVAKNAGGAADVSNATKNKAESGATIVSQAVSSIQEVQRQSLALKEGMNQLDEHARAISHIMGVISDIADQTNLLALNAAIEAARAGDAGRGFAVVADEVRKLAEKTMASTTDVGNAIHAIQESAGQSIGQADVAAKNIAEATDFSNKSGEALNEIVGMVEQTADEVRAIATASEEQSSASEEINRSIADVNQIAAATSADMRAVNQELDALREQARNLVGLIETMKKA, from the coding sequence ATGCGTTGGACACTTATGCACAAGTATGTGGGCTCGTTATTCGGCGCCCTGATCACCTGTTGCGGCATAGTGTTGTTTGTTTCCATCTACTATATGAAAGTGCCCATTGAGGACGAGCTGGACAAAGGCATCCGCCGCATGTGTCAGGTGGTGCACATGTCCAATGAAAGCACGGCCCAGCGCTTTGCCCAGAGCGCCGCGCTCATTGCTGACGAAGACAGCCTTGCCCGCGCCATCGCCGAAAAAGACCACGAAACGGTCTCCCGCCTGGGCAAGGCAGCTATGGAGAAGGCCAACTCCGACTTCATGACCATCACAGACGCTACAGGCGTGGTGGTGGGCCGCGGGCACTCCGCCAAGTACGGCGACAGCGTCCTTAAGCAGGAAACCGTGGTTAAGGCCCTCAAGGGCCAACCGGCTGTGGCCGTGGTTGCGGGCACCGTGGTGCCCTTCACCCTGCGGGCTAGTCAGCCGGTCATGTACGAGGGCCGCCTAGTGGGCAGCATCTCCATCGGCGTTTCGCTGGTGGACCCGGCCTATATGGACTGGCTCGGCAAGGTGACGGGCTCCCATGTGACCATCTTCAAGGGCGATACCCGCGTTATGACCACCATCGTCCGGGACGGCAAGCGCGTCATCGGCACCAAGCTGGAATCCAAGGATATTGTCAAGGCCGTGCTGGAGCGGGGCGAAACCGTCTTTGCCCACAATACCATTCTGGGCGTGCCGTACAATTCCGCCTACTGGCCGGTTAAAGCCGCCGACGGCAAAACCGTGGGCATGTGGTCCGTGGGCATGCCCATTGACGTGCTGCGCGGGCTGGAAAAAACCGCTATCCAGAAGGCCGTTATGGTGGGCTGTGCCCTGCTGGCCTTTCAGCTCACCATCTCCTTCGTTCTGGGGCGGATGGTGGGCGCGCCCGTGGCCAGGATCACCAGCTACGCCCAGGCCGTGGCCGCAGGCAAGGACAACAACCTGACGCTGGACGTGCACAGCCACGACGATATGGGCCTCCTGGCCGATTCGCTGCGCAGCATGGAGGCCAATTTGCGCAACCTGGTGAGCGAGGCCGCAGCCCAGGCTGAAGAGGCCCGCAAAAAAGGCGCGGAAGCGGAAAAAGCCATGGCCGAGGCCCGCGAAGCCCAGACCCGCGCCGAAAGCGCCCGACAGGAAGGCATGGTCAACGCCGCCGCCCAGATTGAAGGGGTGGTGGATCAGCTCAACGCCTCCATCAACGATATGGCCGCCAGGGTGGAAAACACCGCCAAGGCCCTGGACCACGCCGCCGCGCGGCTCTCCGAAACGGCTACCGCCATGGAGGAAATGAACTCCACCGTTCTGGAGGTGGCCAAAAACGCCGGCGGCGCGGCGGACGTTTCCAACGCGACCAAAAACAAGGCCGAAAGCGGCGCGACCATTGTTTCCCAGGCCGTGTCCAGCATCCAGGAAGTGCAGCGCCAGTCCCTGGCCCTCAAGGAAGGTATGAACCAGCTGGACGAGCACGCCCGTGCCATCAGCCACATCATGGGCGTTATCTCGGACATTGCGGACCAGACCAACCTGCTGGCCCTCAACGCCGCCATTGAGGCCGCCCGCGCGGGCGACGCCGGGCGCGGCTTCGCCGTGGTGGCCGACGAGGTGCGCAAACTGGCTGAGAAAACCATGGCCTCCACCACGGACGTGGGCAACGCCATCCACGCCATCCAGGAAAGCGCCGGGCAGAGCATCGGCCAGGCGGATGTGGCCGCCAAAAACATCGCCGAAGCCACGGACTTCTCCAATAAGTCCGGCGAGGCCTTAAACGAAATTGTGGGCATGGTGGAACAGACCGCCGACGAAGTGCGCGCCATTGCCACGGCCAGCGAGGAGCAATCCTCGGCCAGCGAGGAAATCAACCGCTCCATCGCCGACGTGAACCAGATCGCCGCCGCCACCAGCGCGGACATGCGGGCCGTCAACCAGGAGCTGGACGCCCTGCGCGAACAGGCCCGGAACCTGGTGGGGCTCATCGAAACCATGAAAAAGGCCTGA
- the xseA gene encoding exodeoxyribonuclease VII large subunit, whose product MTDVILSVRELTEELRKSLEGRFPFVWVRGEVTNLSRPGSGHVYFSLKDQEAQLQCVWFRQRQGRGGQTFDPLTGEVFDAPRPAPADLLRNGLDVLCAGRIGVYAPRGQYQLTVELAQPAGEGLLAQAFEENKRKLAAQGYFAAERKRRLPWDPQRVALITSPTGAAVHDFWRLAADRGSGARVRLFPALVQGAEAAPSLVRALEEANAQGWAQVIVLIRGGGSLEDLWAFNEESVATAVFRSRLPVLAGIGHEVDVTLADMTADVRAATPSHAAQLLWPPRAELAQMTDQTADSLRAAWERRLTAREQALAHCEQGLRWFSPQRRQTRLAERLENLDAALQRAAHRWLEDKRLRLERLDQARRSAARPGRLAAPTARLHLLEARLQESLPRLLERREQRLARLSGLASGLWRQKVTLWEQRRERLDMALAGVDPQAPLRRGYALVRGADGSLLRSVAGVQPGARVTVRLADGSLGAEVRTVRQDAE is encoded by the coding sequence ATGACCGACGTCATTCTGAGTGTGCGCGAGCTGACGGAAGAGCTGCGCAAAAGCCTTGAAGGGCGCTTCCCCTTTGTCTGGGTGCGGGGCGAGGTGACCAACCTCTCCCGCCCCGGCTCCGGGCACGTCTACTTCAGCCTCAAAGATCAGGAGGCGCAGCTCCAGTGCGTGTGGTTCCGGCAGCGGCAGGGACGGGGCGGGCAGACCTTTGACCCGCTCACGGGCGAAGTCTTTGACGCGCCCCGGCCCGCGCCCGCGGATTTGCTGCGCAACGGGCTCGACGTGCTCTGCGCCGGGCGCATCGGCGTATACGCCCCGCGCGGACAGTACCAGCTCACGGTAGAGCTGGCCCAGCCCGCCGGGGAAGGCCTGCTGGCCCAGGCCTTTGAAGAGAACAAGCGCAAGCTGGCGGCCCAGGGGTATTTTGCCGCGGAACGCAAGCGCAGACTGCCCTGGGATCCGCAGCGCGTGGCGCTGATCACCTCGCCCACGGGCGCTGCCGTGCACGACTTCTGGCGGCTGGCGGCAGACAGGGGCAGCGGGGCGCGGGTGCGCCTCTTCCCGGCCCTGGTGCAGGGGGCGGAGGCCGCGCCCTCCCTGGTGCGCGCACTGGAAGAAGCCAACGCCCAGGGCTGGGCGCAGGTTATCGTGCTCATCCGGGGCGGCGGTTCACTGGAGGATTTGTGGGCTTTTAATGAGGAAAGCGTGGCCACGGCCGTATTCCGCTCCCGCTTGCCGGTGCTGGCGGGCATCGGGCACGAAGTGGACGTTACGCTGGCGGACATGACGGCCGACGTGCGCGCGGCCACGCCCTCCCACGCGGCGCAGTTGCTCTGGCCGCCGCGCGCCGAGCTGGCGCAGATGACGGACCAGACCGCGGACAGCCTGCGCGCGGCCTGGGAGCGACGGCTGACCGCGCGGGAACAGGCCCTGGCCCACTGCGAACAGGGCTTGCGCTGGTTTTCGCCCCAGCGGCGGCAGACCCGCCTGGCCGAACGGCTGGAAAATCTGGACGCAGCGCTGCAGCGGGCGGCCCACCGCTGGCTGGAAGACAAACGGCTGCGCCTGGAGCGCCTGGATCAGGCCCGGCGCAGCGCCGCCCGCCCGGGACGTCTGGCCGCCCCCACGGCGCGCCTGCACCTGCTGGAGGCGCGGCTGCAGGAAAGTCTGCCCCGGCTGCTGGAGCGGCGGGAACAGCGACTCGCACGGCTATCGGGCCTGGCGTCCGGCCTCTGGCGGCAAAAGGTCACGCTCTGGGAACAACGCCGAGAACGGCTGGACATGGCGCTCGCGGGCGTCGATCCGCAAGCCCCCTTGCGCCGGGGCTACGCCCTGGTGCGCGGGGCGGACGGAAGCCTGCTGCGCTCCGTGGCGGGCGTGCAGCCGGGCGCGCGCGTAACGGTGCGCCTGGCCGACGGCAGCCTGGGGGCCGAAGTGCGCACGGTGCGGCAGGACGCGGAATAG